The genomic segment AGGTGAGCCCGGTCGGCGTGGCGTCGGCCGGAGGGATCGTCCGGAACGATCTCGACTGGGTTCTCGCGCGGCTCGACTGGCTGAAAAACGAGCGCATCTGGCCCAATGGCAAGCGCTATCTCTGGACGGATGCGTTCGGACTCACGCTGCTGCTTTCGCTTCATCGCGAGACCGGTGATCCGGAATACCTCGATGCGGCGCGCAAGCTCGTGAACGACGTGCAGCGCGTGCTCGGACGAGAGAGAGGCATCCGGATCGGCGAGGACCCCGACCGCGACGGCCAGTACTTCCACTACCTCGCGATGTGGATCCATGCTCTGACGCGCTTCGGCGCAATCGAGCCGGGGTACCGCGACGACGCCCTGCGGCTCGTGCGCGAAATCCACGAGCCATTCCTCGTCCCGAGCCGCGGGGTCATCTGGAAGATGGCGGAGGATCTGAGTGGGCCGTATCCCGGATACGGATTCGGCGCTCTCGATCCTTTCCACGGGATGGTCGTCTATCGACTTCTCGATCCCGACGCCCTCTCGTCCGAGATTCGTGAGCTGGAGGAGATCGTGGAAAAGAGTTACCGCGATCTGCGGATCGACCAGGATCTGGGTCTGGGCATGATGCTCTGGATGACGCATTTCTTTCCTGAAGAAGAGTGGGCGCGCGCTCAAAGGGAGGCGTCGCTCGCAATGCTCGAACAACTCTGGATCGAGAGAGAGGGCTATTTCTGCCGCTCAAGAGGTTTGCCGTCGATGAAATTCGCGTTCACGAATGCGGGAGTCGCGATCGGGCTCCAGAGCGTCGGGGCGATGGCGGCGCGCGTCGAGCGATCTCTCCGATACTTCGATTCGTATCGTTCGGGTGACGAGTACGACCGTGATGCGATCACGCACGTGATGTTGTGCTGCGCGCACATGCCGGGACAGCTCATCGCGGAACGCTGAGCTCAGCGACCGGCCTGGAGGGTGATCAGCACGATCTCAGGCGGGACGCCGAACCGTGACGGAACTACCCAGTAACCAGCGCCGGTGGTGACGTAGAGCCTGCGGCCTTCGGAATCGGTGCAGATTCCGGTATCGCAGGGGAGGAAAGCTCCTGCGAGCGTGATGTCGGTGCCCGGAACCGCGAGTTGACCGCCGTGAGTGTGACCCGCGAGCGTGAGCTCCGCACCGGCTTCCGCTGCGACGCGGAACGCTCGGGGCTGGTGGGCGAAGAGGATTGTCGTCGTCCCGGCCGGGCGGCCTGCCACGGCCGCAGCGATATTCGGCGCGAGGTCTCCGTCGCGATCGGCTGCGAAGTCGGAGAGCCCGGCAATCCAGAGTGTTGCTCCATCGCGCTCGAACGGAAACCCCTCGTTTACGAGCAGCCGCACGCGCGAGCTGGACATCCGCCTGATGAACTCGTGAGGATCACCATACATCTCGTGGTTTCCGAGGACGGCCAGGACCGGGATGGACGCAGGTACGGGCTCGAAGGTCGAGAGGAGCTTTTCGGTGAATCGGGGCTCGTCGTCGATCAGATCTCCGGCTGCGAGCACGAGGTGCGGCTCGAGTGCTGCCAGCTCGCTGCCGATCCGATGCAGCCTCGAGCGTCGGGTGAAGAGTCCCGCGTGGATGTCGGAGAGAAGGGCGATCTTCGTTCCCCCCAAACGAGGATCGAGCGACTCGATCTCGATCTCGACGCGCTCGATCTCCAGCGGGATGAGCGCCTGGAACGCGCCGATCGTGAAGACGAGGGCGCCGGCGGTCCAGAACAGCAGCGACGGGATGCCTACGAGCTCGAAAAAGGAATGCCTCCGGAAGAAGACCAGTTTGATCGCCAGCAACAAGAGGAGGAACGCCGTAAAGAGGATCGACGCCGAGTACCATGTGAAAAACGGGGGAGCGGTCACCGATCTGAGAACGGATGCGAACGTCGTCGTGCGATCGGCGATGATCAGCGGAACCGCGAGCCAGAAGAGGTTTCCGGCGATGGTCGCGGTGGCGACCGTGACCCGGCCGGCCTTCGACCGATGAGTTTTCCACAGCACGACCGACGTCGTCACCGCACAACCGACGAGGACGGCGACGACCAGGATGAAGATAATCGTTCCCGACACCGCGCGGATCATACGGGAAGCCGAGGATGATCCGCTCCGGGACCGGCGGAAAGATGACACGAGGCACTGAAAGGCAATGTGCAGCGTCAATCCTTGCGATTGCAGGAGTGGCGCTGTCTCTCATCGCCGGCTGCAGGGATGAGGCTCCGACGGCGGAAGGCACGTCGCGGCCGAACGTGATTTTCATCTCAATCGACACGCTGCGGAGCGACCGGCTGCCGGCGTACGGGTACGAAATCGGAGAGACTCCCGTGCTCGATGCATTCAGCCGCGACGCGGTCCTCTACGAGAGCGCGTGGTCGCACTGCCCGCTGACGCTTCCTTCGCACGCGACGATGTTCACCGGACTGCTCCCGTCGGAAAACGGTGTGCGGGACAACACCGGTTACAGGATCCGTCCGGACGACGTCCTGTTGGCGGAAGTGCTCGCCGATGAAGGCTACGCGACCGGCGCGGCCGTCTCGGCCTTCGTTCTTCGACGGGAGACCGGAATCGATCGCGGGTTCGAGTTCTACGACGACGGCGTCGAAGGAGTCGGACAGAGCGGGTCGATCGGAATGATCCAGCGTAGCGGAACGCATACTGCTTCCGTGGCCAGAGCGTGGCTGGCAGGGCAGTCTCAGGAAGCACCTCTCTTTTTTTTCCTCCATCTCTACGATCCGCACACTCCCTACGATCCCCCCGCTCCGTTCGATGAGAGATTCGACGATCCGTACGATGGCGAGATCGCCTACACTGATACGGTTCTCGGCGAGTTTTTCGACTTTCTGCGGGAGCGCGGCCTCTATGAATCCTCGCTGATCATCGTCGCCTCCGATCACGGGGAAGGCCTCGGTGACCACGGGGAAGAGGAACACGGGATCTTTCTCTATCGCGAGTCGATCCAGGTTCCTCTGATGATCCGGTATCCCGGGGGCCGCGGCGCCGGAACGCGTGTCGAGACTCCCGTCATGCTCTCGGATCTCTTTCCGACCGTCCTCGACTCGGTCGGTCTCGGTCACCGGATCGGCGAGGTGACGGGAGAGTCGATCGAAGCCGTCACGGGGAAGCCGCCGCGGAAAATCTACAGCGAGAGTTTCTATCCGCGGCTCCACTATGGATGGAGCGATCTCCATTCGCTGACCGATGGCACGACTCACTTCATCGAAGCGCCGCGACCCGAGCTGTACGATCTCGCTTCCGATCCTGGTGAAACGGAGAACGTGCTCGAAGAGCGGCGGCGCACCTTCTTCGAGTTTCGCGACGCGATCGCTCCGTTCATTCGCGAGGCCGAGGCCCCGGAGGAGGTGGATCCCGAGACGGCGGCGCAGCTTGCGGCGCTCGGCTACCTCGCCGGAGGTTCTGCGGCTTCGGGCGATGAAGACCTTCCCGATCCGAAGGATGGGATCGGCACTCTGGCGCGGGTGACCCGGGCGTTCCAGACCTTCCGGAACGGGGACCTCACCCTGGCCTTGTCCCAGGTCGAGGAAGAGCTCGCGGAGAACCGGCGCGTTCTCGATTTGTGGGATCTGCGGATGAGAATTCTCGCGCGGCTCGGGCGGCTGGATGAAGCGATCGAAGCAGGAAGGGAAGCGTTGAGACTCTCCCCGACCTCGACGCATCGGGCGATCGCGGTTGCCGCCATCGCACTTCGGGCCAACCGCCTCGACGACGCCGTCAGCCATGCGAAGCTTGCCGCAAATGCGGAGCCGGCGCCTGCCAATGATATTTTTGCGCGGGTGGCGCTGGCGCGGGGCGAGCTCGATGAGGCGGAAGCGTTTGCGCGGAAGTCGATCGCTGCCGCTCCGGACAACATCGACCCGCACATGACGATGGCGCGGGTCGAAAAGGAACGGGGCAATCTCGAAGCCGCCTGGGCCTCACTCGAAGAAGCTTCGAAGCTGGCGAGACGAAAACAGCTCACCAGGGTCGAGGGACTGCATTTCCTGCGCGGTGATGTTCTCGCCCGGATGCGACGGCCGCAGGAAGCCGAGCGGGAGTTCCGGCAGGAGATCGCTCTCTTCCCTGAAGAGCCGCAGGCCTACAAGAATCTGCTGCTGCTCCTCGTCTCGGAGAAGAAGCTTCGCGAAGCCGAAAGGTTGATCGCCGATCTCATTGAGGCGAGTCCGACGCCGCCTTCGTATATCGCGATCAGCGAAACCCTCAACGTGATCGGCGATCCGCGGGCCGCGAGGTTCTGGGCACGGCAGGGTCTCGAAGAGTTCCCGAACGACCCGAGGCTCCGCGAGCTGGCACGAAGCTGAAGTCGCGGGAGTGAGCGCTGGTGATCCCATGGGCGGTCGCGGCTTCTCTCGAGGTCATGTGGCGACGCTGCCCTGAGGCGCGATTCTCGTTCAGAAGAGGCGCTAAGCGATCCGGGCTAGGGTCCCGGCTCGCGGATTGTGACGGCGCCGGTGGATGGGTCAGTCTCCAGGACGAACGCCCAAAGCTTCATTTCTGCTTGAGGCGTTACTGTGATGCGGACGTACTCTGCTGTCCGGATTCCCGCGGTTTGGAGGTCGAGGTCGGCGAAGTGTGGGCCTGCAGGGTCGACCTGGCTGAGGGGAAGTTGGTCCTCGAACAATACCTGCTCGCCTTCCGTGATCCTCACGGTTGCTGTGCCGCCGGGGTGGCGGGCGAGGTCGTAAATGCGCAAGGTTCGGTCGCGTGGTTCGGGTGTGAGGCCGGTGATCTCGAACGACCCTGTCGCGGCGTCCTCACCGCGGATGACCGGCAGCCGGATCATCTCCCCGGTATTCTCGTCCCGCACGAACAGGTCGAAGGAGAGCTCGGGGGCGTCGGGTTCTGGCATGACGATGAGGAGGCCCGTCAGCGCGTTGCGCGCGAGCTCTTCGGGCCTGGTGACGCCCGGGGAGATCGCGACGGGGTTGCCGCCGATCTCGATCCGCAATACGTCATCGCCGCGCCATGAGGCGACTGCGACGGTCCTCCATGCGCGGTTTTCCGTCCGGAGTGGTTCGGGCCCAATGAGGACGGGTAAGAGGATCGTCGCTGCCTCGGGTGCTGGTGGTGGTTCGGGTACGTGGTAGAGGAGGATGCTCTTGCCGATGCGTTCTGGTTCGTACGCGTCAAGCCACTCGAAGGCGGGCTCCCCCCGGCCAAAGCCGGGACCGAGTCGGTTCATGATGCTCACCGCGACCCATCCCGTCGTGGGATGGTCGTGCAGGGTCGTCAGTGATGGCAGGTCGTGCCAGGGGAGCACGGCACTCCCGAAGTACGAAAGGCTGAGGGTTTCCATGCCCCGCTCGTTGGCGACCTGCTCGAGCCGGAAGAGGTCCTGCCCCCAGTCGAGATTGCTGTCAAGCAGCCAGCGCTCGGGGTGGTCATTGGCGATCTCGTTGAACCAAGCGAGGTGATCAGGATGCGCACGCGCGACGTTCCACGTCTGCCAACCCAGGAGGAGCGCGATCAGCGCGCTTGCGACCGCGCCCCACGAGCGTCTCGTTGCGCCGCAGTACTCTTTGAGCTGTGCGACTGGGAGGACTGCGGTGATGGCCAGGAGTGGGTAGATGGGCAAGACGTGGCGAACGCCGATATTGATTCCCGAGGTCATCGCGACACCGAGGATGGCGATCGCGGCCGCGGCTGGTGCAAGGCGCTCCCACCGACCACGCCGCGCCTCAATGGTGAGAAGTAGTAGTCCGGCCAGGCTGAGGAGGAGAAAGGGGATGGGCGTCTTGACGCCGATGGCCACGGGGAAGTAGTACCACCACCCCTGCCAGGAGGTCTCCCCGAGCAGGTACGCGAAGTGCCCGGTTCGGTTGTGCACGAGAATCTCCAGCACCCCCCGGAAAAGCTCTGGTGCTGGAACTGGAATGTTCTCACCGACTGCGTGGACCGTGGTCCTGATCGGCCCTTC from the Acidobacteriota bacterium genome contains:
- a CDS encoding metallophosphoesterase, producing the protein MSGTIIFILVVAVLVGCAVTTSVVLWKTHRSKAGRVTVATATIAGNLFWLAVPLIIADRTTTFASVLRSVTAPPFFTWYSASILFTAFLLLLLAIKLVFFRRHSFFELVGIPSLLFWTAGALVFTIGAFQALIPLEIERVEIEIESLDPRLGGTKIALLSDIHAGLFTRRSRLHRIGSELAALEPHLVLAAGDLIDDEPRFTEKLLSTFEPVPASIPVLAVLGNHEMYGDPHEFIRRMSSSRVRLLVNEGFPFERDGATLWIAGLSDFAADRDGDLAPNIAAAVAGRPAGTTTILFAHQPRAFRVAAEAGAELTLAGHTHGGQLAVPGTDITLAGAFLPCDTGICTDSEGRRLYVTTGAGYWVVPSRFGVPPEIVLITLQAGR
- a CDS encoding sulfatase-like hydrolase/transferase produces the protein MALSLIAGCRDEAPTAEGTSRPNVIFISIDTLRSDRLPAYGYEIGETPVLDAFSRDAVLYESAWSHCPLTLPSHATMFTGLLPSENGVRDNTGYRIRPDDVLLAEVLADEGYATGAAVSAFVLRRETGIDRGFEFYDDGVEGVGQSGSIGMIQRSGTHTASVARAWLAGQSQEAPLFFFLHLYDPHTPYDPPAPFDERFDDPYDGEIAYTDTVLGEFFDFLRERGLYESSLIIVASDHGEGLGDHGEEEHGIFLYRESIQVPLMIRYPGGRGAGTRVETPVMLSDLFPTVLDSVGLGHRIGEVTGESIEAVTGKPPRKIYSESFYPRLHYGWSDLHSLTDGTTHFIEAPRPELYDLASDPGETENVLEERRRTFFEFRDAIAPFIREAEAPEEVDPETAAQLAALGYLAGGSAASGDEDLPDPKDGIGTLARVTRAFQTFRNGDLTLALSQVEEELAENRRVLDLWDLRMRILARLGRLDEAIEAGREALRLSPTSTHRAIAVAAIALRANRLDDAVSHAKLAANAEPAPANDIFARVALARGELDEAEAFARKSIAAAPDNIDPHMTMARVEKERGNLEAAWASLEEASKLARRKQLTRVEGLHFLRGDVLARMRRPQEAEREFRQEIALFPEEPQAYKNLLLLLVSEKKLREAERLIADLIEASPTPPSYIAISETLNVIGDPRAARFWARQGLEEFPNDPRLRELARS